A window from Dissulfurirhabdus thermomarina encodes these proteins:
- the rplD gene encoding 50S ribosomal protein L4 has protein sequence MATLAVYDADRNKVGELEVSDDVFGVVVKEGVLHEVVQWQRAKRRAGTASTKGRGEVSGGGRKPWRQKGTGRARAGSVRSPLWRHGGVVFGPKPRDYGYALPKKVRRLALRMALSDKLRSDRITVLRGFGLERIKTKDMAALLRRFEVEKAVIVIDGRDEVVELSARNLPNVKVLPQDGLNVYDLLRYEHVILHEPAVARIQERLQP, from the coding sequence ATGGCCACCCTGGCGGTTTACGATGCGGACCGGAACAAGGTCGGAGAGCTGGAAGTGAGCGACGACGTCTTCGGCGTGGTCGTCAAGGAGGGGGTCCTCCACGAGGTGGTCCAGTGGCAGCGTGCCAAGCGGCGGGCCGGCACCGCCTCCACCAAGGGCCGGGGCGAGGTCAGTGGCGGCGGCCGAAAGCCCTGGCGGCAGAAAGGCACCGGCCGGGCCCGTGCGGGGAGCGTGCGTTCTCCCCTGTGGCGCCACGGGGGCGTGGTCTTCGGCCCGAAGCCCCGTGATTACGGCTACGCGCTGCCCAAGAAGGTCCGGCGCCTGGCCCTGCGCATGGCCCTCAGCGACAAGCTCCGGTCCGACCGGATCACGGTGCTCCGGGGATTCGGCCTCGAGCGGATCAAGACGAAGGACATGGCGGCGTTGCTTCGCCGTTTCGAGGTGGAGAAGGCGGTCATCGTCATCGACGGCCGGGACGAGGTCGTGGAACTGTCGGCCCGGAACCTTCCCAACGTGAAGGTGCTCCCCCAGGACGGGCTCAACGTCTACGACCTGCTCAGGTACGAGCACGTGATCCTGCACGAGCCGGCGGTGGCGCGGATCCAGGAGAGGTTGCAG
- the rplC gene encoding 50S ribosomal protein L3, producing MAGLKGMMGRKLGMTRVFAEDGRAVPVTVIEVGPCTVLQKKTEAREGYNALQLGFGRRSKRRLTRPVAGHLKKAGVEEAFAFIREVRVDDPGAFEVGQVLTLADLDLRELVDVTGQSKGRGYAGVVRRWGFHRGPMGHGSKHHRAIGSAGMSATPSRVLKGKRMPGRLGGDRRTVRNLLVVDTRPEENLLLVRGSVPGAVNQLVTVKCK from the coding sequence ATGGCTGGTCTGAAAGGCATGATGGGGCGGAAACTCGGCATGACCCGCGTCTTCGCGGAAGACGGCCGTGCCGTCCCGGTCACCGTGATCGAGGTCGGCCCGTGCACGGTGCTCCAGAAGAAGACCGAGGCCCGGGAAGGCTACAATGCCCTCCAGCTCGGTTTCGGGCGGCGCTCCAAGCGGCGCCTGACCCGGCCCGTGGCGGGGCACCTGAAGAAGGCCGGCGTCGAAGAGGCCTTCGCCTTCATCCGGGAGGTCCGGGTGGACGATCCGGGCGCCTTCGAGGTGGGCCAGGTGTTGACGCTGGCGGACCTCGACCTCCGCGAGCTGGTGGATGTCACCGGCCAGAGCAAGGGCCGCGGCTATGCCGGCGTGGTGCGGCGCTGGGGTTTCCACCGCGGGCCCATGGGGCACGGATCGAAGCATCACCGGGCCATCGGGTCGGCCGGGATGAGCGCCACGCCCTCCAGGGTCCTCAAGGGGAAACGCATGCCGGGCCGCCTGGGCGGGGATCGCCGCACGGTGCGCAACCTCCTCGTGGTGGACACGCGGCCCGAGGAGAATCTCCTCTTGGTCCGCGGCAGCGTTCCGGGCGCCGTCAACCAGCTGGTCACCGTGAAATGCAAGTAA
- the rpsJ gene encoding 30S ribosomal protein S10, translated as MPTQRIRIRLKAYDHKQLDQSVGEIVDTAKRTGARVAGPIPLPTAISRYTVLRSPHVDKKSREQFEVRTHKRLVDILEPTQQTIDALMKLELSAGVDVEIKL; from the coding sequence ATCCCCACGCAGCGCATCCGCATCCGCCTCAAGGCGTACGATCACAAGCAGCTGGACCAGTCCGTGGGCGAGATCGTGGATACCGCGAAGCGGACGGGGGCCCGGGTCGCGGGCCCCATTCCCCTGCCCACGGCCATCAGCCGCTACACGGTGTTGCGCTCTCCCCACGTGGACAAGAAGTCCAGGGAGCAGTTCGAGGTCCGGACGCACAAGCGGCTCGTGGACATCCTCGAGCCCACCCAGCAGACCATCGACGCCCTGATGAAGCTCGAGTTGTCCGCCGGTGTGGACGTGGAGATCAAGCTGTAG
- the tuf gene encoding elongation factor Tu, with translation MSKKKFERTKPHVNVGTIGHIDHGKTTLTSAITAVLSKKGWADHTPFEEIDKAPEERERGITIATAHVEYETEKRHYAHVDCPGHADYIKNMITGAAQMDGAILVVGADDGPMPQTREHILLARQVGVPAIVVFLNKCDMVDDPELIELVELELRELLSKYEFPGDDVPIIKGSALEALNNPEDEEKTKCIWELMDALDNFIPEPERDVDKPFLMPIEDVFSISGRGTVVTGRVERGVIHVGDEVEIVGLRPTQKTTCTGLEMFRKLLDEGRAGDNIGVLLRGTKRDEVERGQVVAKPGSITPHTRFKAEVYILSKEEGGRHTPFFAGYRPQFYFRTTDVTGVVTLPEGVEMVMPGDNVAMEVQLIQPIAMEEGLRFAIREGGRTVGAGVVSAILE, from the coding sequence ATGAGCAAGAAGAAGTTCGAGCGTACGAAGCCGCACGTGAACGTGGGGACGATTGGTCACATTGACCATGGGAAGACGACGTTGACGTCGGCGATCACGGCGGTGCTGTCGAAGAAGGGGTGGGCGGATCACACGCCGTTTGAGGAGATTGACAAGGCGCCGGAGGAGCGGGAGCGCGGTATCACGATTGCGACGGCGCACGTGGAGTACGAGACGGAGAAGCGGCACTACGCGCACGTGGATTGTCCGGGTCACGCGGACTACATCAAGAACATGATCACGGGTGCGGCGCAGATGGACGGTGCGATTTTGGTGGTGGGCGCCGACGACGGTCCGATGCCGCAGACGCGGGAGCACATCTTGTTGGCGCGGCAGGTGGGAGTTCCTGCGATTGTGGTGTTTTTGAACAAGTGTGACATGGTGGACGATCCGGAGCTGATCGAGCTGGTGGAGTTGGAGCTTCGGGAGCTGTTGAGCAAGTATGAGTTTCCGGGCGACGACGTTCCGATCATCAAGGGGAGCGCGTTGGAGGCGCTGAACAATCCGGAGGACGAGGAGAAGACGAAGTGCATCTGGGAGTTGATGGATGCGCTGGACAATTTTATCCCGGAGCCCGAGCGTGACGTGGACAAGCCGTTTTTGATGCCCATTGAGGACGTTTTCAGCATCAGCGGTCGGGGGACGGTGGTGACGGGTCGAGTGGAGCGGGGTGTGATCCACGTGGGGGACGAGGTGGAGATAGTGGGTCTTCGTCCGACGCAGAAGACGACGTGCACGGGTCTCGAGATGTTTCGGAAGCTTTTGGACGAGGGTCGTGCGGGTGACAACATAGGTGTATTGCTTCGGGGTACGAAGCGTGACGAGGTGGAGCGTGGTCAGGTGGTGGCGAAGCCTGGGTCGATCACGCCGCACACGCGGTTCAAGGCGGAGGTTTACATTTTGAGCAAGGAGGAGGGGGGGCGGCACACGCCGTTTTTTGCGGGGTATCGTCCGCAGTTTTATTTTCGGACGACGGACGTGACGGGTGTGGTGACGCTTCCGGAGGGTGTGGAGATGGTGATGCCGGGGGACAACGTGGCGATGGAGGTGCAGTTGATTCAGCCGATCGCCATGGAGGAGGGTCTCCGATTTGCGATCCGCGAGGGCGGCCGCACGGTGGGCGCCGGCGTCGTCAGCGCCATCCTCGAGTAA
- the rpsG gene encoding 30S ribosomal protein S7, which produces MPRRREVPKRIVPPDPKFNSVLVAKFINGLMRRGKKSLARRIFYDAMELVERRAKEDPLKVFNQAMENVKPAVEVRSRRVGGATYQVPVEVRPNRRQALAIRWLVGFAQKRGEKTMSQRLAAEILEAYQKRGAAFKKKEDTHRMAEANKAFAHYRW; this is translated from the coding sequence ATGCCCAGAAGAAGAGAAGTTCCAAAGCGGATCGTCCCGCCGGACCCGAAGTTCAACAGCGTCCTGGTGGCGAAGTTCATCAACGGGCTCATGCGCCGGGGCAAGAAGAGCCTGGCGCGCCGGATCTTCTACGACGCCATGGAACTCGTCGAGCGGCGGGCCAAGGAGGATCCCCTGAAGGTCTTCAACCAGGCCATGGAGAACGTAAAGCCCGCGGTGGAAGTCCGGTCGCGCCGGGTGGGCGGTGCCACCTACCAGGTGCCCGTGGAGGTGCGGCCGAACCGGCGCCAGGCCCTCGCCATCCGCTGGCTGGTGGGTTTCGCCCAGAAGCGGGGGGAGAAGACCATGTCGCAGCGCCTGGCCGCCGAGATCCTGGAGGCCTACCAGAAACGGGGCGCCGCGTTCAAGAAGAAGGAAGACACGCACCGGATGGCCGAGGCCAACAAGGCCTTCGCCCATTACCGCTGGTAG
- the rpsL gene encoding 30S ribosomal protein S12, with amino-acid sequence MPTINQLVRKGRRQVKKKNKAPALDACPQRRGVCTRVYTTTPKKPNSALRKVARVRLTNGVEVTSYIPGIGHNLQEHSVVLIRGGRVKDLPGVRYHIIRGTLDALGVADRKKARSKYGTKRPK; translated from the coding sequence ATGCCGACCATCAACCAACTGGTCCGCAAGGGCCGCAGACAGGTCAAGAAGAAGAACAAGGCGCCGGCCCTGGATGCCTGTCCACAGCGCCGGGGCGTGTGCACCCGCGTCTATACCACCACGCCGAAGAAGCCCAACTCGGCCCTTCGGAAGGTGGCTCGTGTCCGTTTGACCAACGGGGTGGAGGTGACGTCCTATATCCCCGGCATCGGGCACAATCTCCAGGAGCACTCGGTGGTGCTCATCCGCGGCGGCCGCGTCAAGGACCTGCCCGGTGTCCGCTACCATATCATCCGCGGCACCCTCGACGCGCTGGGGGTGGCGGATCGCAAGAAGGCCAGGTCCAAGTACGGCACGAAGCGGCCGAAGTAG
- a CDS encoding type III pantothenate kinase: MEKVTPPDRLLAVDVGNTHTVIGLFEAGRLLARWRLPTRQDDTADALAAGLVPLFRLAGHGFGAGAALILACVVPPVRRAWEDFARRHLGREALAVDAETPVGMPIRYRRPHEVGADRLVNAVAAYQIFGDALIVVDYGTATTFDCVSPRGEYLGGAIAPGVLSAAEGLFRRTARLPKVDVTKVPAIALAQDTASALQAGMGYGFAGLTAGIIQKLEEEFEARPRVVATGGLAEVMAPLCPRIERVIPHLTLLGLAVIYGRLTGDADFEAAASRGA; encoded by the coding sequence ATGGAAAAGGTGACCCCGCCGGACAGGCTACTCGCGGTGGACGTGGGCAACACCCACACCGTGATAGGGCTCTTCGAGGCAGGGCGGCTCCTCGCCCGGTGGCGGCTGCCGACCCGGCAGGACGACACGGCCGACGCCCTGGCCGCCGGCCTCGTGCCGCTCTTCCGTCTCGCCGGGCACGGGTTCGGCGCCGGGGCCGCCCTCATCCTGGCCTGCGTGGTTCCGCCGGTCCGCCGGGCCTGGGAAGACTTCGCCCGCCGCCACCTCGGCCGGGAGGCCCTGGCGGTCGACGCCGAGACACCGGTGGGGATGCCCATCCGGTACCGCCGTCCCCACGAGGTCGGCGCCGACCGCCTCGTCAACGCGGTGGCGGCCTACCAGATCTTTGGCGACGCCCTCATCGTGGTGGACTACGGCACCGCCACCACCTTCGATTGTGTCTCTCCCCGGGGGGAATACCTCGGCGGGGCCATCGCCCCCGGGGTCCTCTCCGCCGCGGAGGGCCTCTTCCGGCGCACCGCGCGCCTGCCCAAGGTGGACGTGACCAAGGTCCCGGCGATCGCCCTGGCCCAAGACACCGCCAGCGCCCTGCAGGCGGGGATGGGCTACGGATTCGCGGGGCTGACGGCCGGGATCATCCAGAAGCTGGAAGAGGAGTTCGAGGCCCGTCCCCGGGTGGTGGCCACCGGCGGCCTCGCCGAAGTGATGGCCCCGCTCTGCCCTCGGATCGAGCGGGTGATTCCCCACCTCACGCTGCTGGGCCTCGCCGTGATCTACGGCCGGCTGACCGGCGACGCGGACTTCGAGGCGGCAGCCTCAAGAGGCGCCTGA
- a CDS encoding ATP-binding response regulator: MAGTDVDSHREAYFRALVEAMEDLAYVCGRDFAIEYMNPAMERYLGRSALGEPCHRAFFQSDVPCAWCRHGEVLGGRTVRHEITCPRDGRVYAVTCTPVRAGVRLSSLNILHDITSLRHTQAELEKTNAQLLQAQKMEAMGTLAGGIAHDFNNLLAGVLGAASVLKTLIPEEGEAQRYLSFIETAGERGADLCRRLLTFSRRGRGEARAVDLNRCVDNVVSLLSETVDRGIELEVACEPGLAPVFGDPALVEQVLMNLAINAVQAMGGTSCGKAGGRLALETFSVEPGTRLPDGTRVGADEAYVAVRVTDTGCGMPEGIRSRIFDPFFTTKEPGKGTGLGLAVVYGVVQDHGGQVEVESRPGEGSSFTVYLPRADHEAAPAAKTAPRPGGSPKGVGTILVVDDEPMLLELLADVLGRAGYEVLTAGDGVEALRVYEAAGGGVDLVVLDVMMPGMNGLEVFRRLREMDPKVQVLFASGYAQDSQMRRALDEGACGFIAKPFSVVELGVKVRRALKGRRGRARSRRSGAS; encoded by the coding sequence ATGGCCGGAACGGACGTCGACAGCCACCGGGAGGCCTACTTCCGGGCCCTGGTGGAGGCCATGGAAGACTTGGCCTACGTGTGCGGCCGGGATTTCGCCATCGAGTACATGAATCCGGCCATGGAGCGTTACCTCGGGCGGTCCGCCCTCGGGGAGCCCTGCCACAGGGCCTTTTTTCAATCCGACGTCCCCTGTGCCTGGTGCCGGCACGGCGAGGTGCTCGGCGGGCGGACGGTCCGGCACGAGATCACCTGCCCGCGCGACGGCCGGGTCTACGCCGTCACCTGCACGCCGGTTCGGGCGGGTGTCCGGCTTTCCAGCCTGAACATCCTCCACGACATCACCTCGCTTCGGCACACCCAGGCGGAGTTGGAAAAGACCAACGCCCAGCTGCTCCAGGCCCAGAAGATGGAGGCCATGGGGACCCTGGCCGGCGGCATCGCCCACGACTTCAACAATCTCCTCGCCGGGGTCCTCGGCGCCGCCTCCGTCTTGAAGACGCTGATCCCGGAAGAGGGCGAGGCTCAACGCTACCTCTCCTTCATCGAGACCGCCGGGGAACGGGGCGCCGACCTCTGCCGTCGCCTCCTCACCTTCTCCCGCCGCGGCCGGGGCGAGGCCCGGGCCGTGGACCTCAACCGGTGCGTGGACAACGTGGTGTCGCTCCTGTCCGAGACGGTGGACCGGGGCATCGAGCTGGAGGTCGCTTGCGAGCCCGGCCTGGCCCCGGTCTTCGGGGATCCCGCCCTGGTGGAGCAGGTGCTCATGAATCTCGCCATCAACGCGGTCCAGGCCATGGGGGGCACCAGTTGCGGCAAGGCCGGGGGGCGGCTCGCCCTCGAGACCTTCTCCGTGGAGCCGGGGACCCGGCTGCCGGACGGGACACGGGTGGGGGCCGACGAGGCATACGTGGCCGTGCGGGTGACCGACACCGGCTGCGGCATGCCGGAAGGCATCCGTTCCCGGATCTTCGACCCCTTCTTCACCACCAAGGAGCCGGGGAAGGGGACCGGGCTCGGCCTGGCGGTGGTCTACGGCGTGGTGCAGGACCATGGGGGGCAGGTGGAGGTGGAGAGCCGGCCGGGGGAGGGCTCCTCCTTCACGGTCTATCTCCCGCGGGCCGACCACGAGGCGGCGCCCGCGGCCAAGACCGCGCCGCGGCCGGGTGGCTCGCCCAAGGGCGTGGGCACCATCCTGGTGGTGGACGACGAGCCCATGCTCCTGGAACTCTTGGCCGACGTCCTCGGGCGGGCGGGTTACGAGGTCCTCACGGCTGGAGACGGCGTCGAGGCGTTGAGGGTCTACGAGGCGGCCGGGGGCGGGGTGGACCTCGTGGTGCTGGACGTCATGATGCCCGGGATGAACGGGCTGGAGGTCTTCCGGCGGCTGCGGGAGATGGACCCGAAGGTCCAGGTCCTCTTCGCCAGCGGGTACGCCCAGGATTCCCAGATGCGCCGGGCCCTGGACGAGGGCGCCTGCGGTTTCATCGCCAAGCCCTTCTCCGTGGTGGAACTCGGCGTCAAGGTCCGCCGGGCCCTCAAGGGACGGCGGGGCCGCGCCCGTTCGCGCCGCTCAGGCGCCTCTTGA
- a CDS encoding glycosyltransferase N-terminal domain-containing protein, protein MSGLLSAYRWASRAAYLPAAPLLRARAGRTPRGFLAGRLGLEAGEPLRPDLWIHAVSVGEVAVAEAVVAALDRRGGGLDIVVSCGTPAGWDRARDRLGGRCRVVGYPLDFPQVVARALRRLRPRVYAAVEAELWPNLLLSVRRSGARTVLLNGRISARSYPAYRRIRSLTRPLLQGFDRVCAISGRHAERLQALGAPPDRVVVTGNAKFEGLLDRPDPGAAAAVRSRLGVEGAVPVWVAGSLRKGEEGPALDAFCRLRGRWPGLVLCLVPRHLERVGRCHRAARRRGLEAVDWSRLPGKTAPVVVVDEIGPLFDLYGTARVAFVGGSLAPKGGQNLMEPAAWGCPVVYGPHTENFEDARAALDAAGGGMEVRDAGTLAAAVDRLLADPGRRDEMGRRARAALEGLAAGAAERQADVLLRALGPA, encoded by the coding sequence GTGAGCGGGCTCCTGTCGGCCTACCGGTGGGCGAGCCGGGCGGCCTACCTCCCGGCCGCGCCACTGCTCCGGGCCCGGGCCGGCCGCACTCCACGGGGCTTCCTGGCGGGGCGGCTGGGTCTCGAGGCCGGGGAACCGCTTCGCCCCGACCTCTGGATTCACGCGGTCTCCGTGGGGGAGGTGGCGGTGGCCGAGGCGGTGGTGGCGGCCCTGGACCGGCGCGGCGGCGGCCTCGACATCGTGGTTTCCTGCGGGACGCCCGCGGGCTGGGACCGCGCGCGGGACCGCCTCGGCGGGCGGTGCCGGGTGGTGGGCTACCCCCTCGACTTTCCGCAGGTGGTGGCCCGGGCCCTCCGCCGCCTTCGCCCCAGGGTCTACGCGGCGGTGGAGGCGGAGCTTTGGCCGAATCTCTTGCTCTCGGTCCGCCGCTCCGGGGCACGGACCGTGCTGCTCAACGGCCGGATCTCCGCCCGATCCTACCCGGCGTACCGCCGGATCCGTTCCTTGACGCGGCCCCTGCTCCAGGGATTTGATCGGGTCTGCGCCATCTCCGGCCGGCACGCGGAACGCCTTCAGGCCCTCGGGGCCCCGCCGGACCGGGTCGTGGTCACCGGCAACGCCAAGTTCGAGGGTCTCCTCGACCGCCCGGATCCAGGTGCGGCCGCCGCCGTCCGTTCCCGGCTCGGGGTGGAAGGGGCGGTGCCGGTCTGGGTGGCGGGGAGCCTCCGCAAGGGGGAGGAGGGGCCCGCGCTGGACGCCTTTTGCCGGCTCCGCGGCCGGTGGCCCGGCCTCGTCCTCTGTCTCGTCCCGCGGCACCTGGAGCGCGTGGGGCGCTGCCACCGGGCGGCGCGCCGCCGCGGCCTCGAGGCCGTGGACTGGTCCCGCCTGCCGGGGAAGACGGCGCCCGTGGTGGTGGTGGACGAGATCGGGCCCCTCTTCGACCTCTACGGCACGGCCCGGGTGGCCTTCGTCGGGGGGTCCCTGGCGCCCAAGGGCGGCCAGAACCTCATGGAGCCGGCGGCCTGGGGGTGCCCGGTCGTCTACGGGCCCCACACGGAGAACTTCGAGGACGCCCGGGCGGCCCTGGATGCCGCCGGGGGCGGGATGGAGGTGCGGGACGCCGGGACCCTGGCGGCGGCGGTGGACCGCCTGCTGGCGGACCCCGGCCGACGCGACGAGATGGGGCGGCGGGCCCGGGCCGCCCTGGAAGGCTTGGCCGCCGGCGCGGCCGAGCGCCAGGCCGACGTCCTTCTCCGGGCCCTGGGTCCGGCCTGA
- the rlmB gene encoding 23S rRNA (guanosine(2251)-2'-O)-methyltransferase RlmB has product MKGRRAGRGGSGRSGTAPVLVWGRHPVRECLRARPGAAVRLLVVPSFGRRRDQAALLALAERTGCPVEHAEPTQAGVPPGAVHQGVALEVRPFWWRGLEELPALWGAARPLVVVCDQVTDPGNLGALIRSAAGLGAQAVLLPRRRNVPVTGHVFKASAGAVAHVALVEVDNVARTLEVLKEMGLWVAGLDPAGPAAVWAVDLVRPLALVVGSEGRGLRVLVRRACDLLLAVPQAGGTASLNVAVALGAALYEVRRQWAAAGGGP; this is encoded by the coding sequence CCGTCCGGGAGTGCCTCCGGGCCAGGCCCGGGGCGGCCGTTCGGCTCCTGGTGGTGCCGTCCTTCGGGCGCCGCCGGGACCAGGCCGCGCTTCTCGCCCTGGCGGAGCGGACCGGATGCCCGGTGGAGCATGCGGAACCGACGCAGGCGGGGGTCCCGCCGGGGGCGGTCCACCAGGGCGTGGCCCTCGAGGTGCGGCCCTTCTGGTGGCGGGGCCTCGAGGAGCTGCCGGCTCTGTGGGGCGCCGCCCGGCCGCTGGTCGTGGTCTGCGACCAGGTCACGGACCCGGGCAATCTCGGGGCGCTCATCCGTTCGGCCGCCGGCCTCGGGGCCCAGGCCGTCCTCCTGCCCCGGCGGCGCAACGTCCCGGTCACCGGGCACGTCTTCAAGGCCTCGGCCGGGGCCGTGGCCCACGTGGCCCTGGTGGAGGTGGACAACGTGGCGCGCACCCTCGAGGTCCTCAAGGAGATGGGGCTCTGGGTGGCGGGGCTGGACCCGGCCGGGCCGGCCGCGGTATGGGCCGTCGACCTGGTGCGGCCCCTGGCCCTCGTGGTGGGGTCCGAGGGCCGGGGCCTCCGTGTCCTGGTCCGCCGGGCCTGCGATCTCCTCCTCGCCGTGCCGCAGGCAGGGGGGACCGCGTCCCTGAACGTGGCCGTGGCCCTCGGCGCGGCCCTCTACGAAGTCCGGCGGCAGTGGGCCGCTGCGGGGGGCGGGCCGTGA